From Lathamus discolor isolate bLatDis1 chromosome 15, bLatDis1.hap1, whole genome shotgun sequence, a single genomic window includes:
- the ZBTB26 gene encoding zinc finger and BTB domain-containing protein 26 isoform X2, with the protein MSERSDILHFKFDNYGDSMLQKMNKLREENKFCDVVVHIDDVEVHGHKIVFAAGSPFLRDQFLLNDSREVKISILQSSEVGRQLLLSCYSGILEFPEMELVNYLTAASFLQMSHIVERCTQALWKFIKPKQPLESKECEQQSDSSELKEHQGDDDSLQQDSPCIQPSEDSMDMEDSDIQIIKVESIGEVTEVRNKKDQNQFISSEQTALHSSEPQHFLINSTVENRANEIEQNHLHNYALSYAGSDNIILASKDMFGPNNRGIDKGLQWHHQCPKCTRVFRHLENYANHLKMHKLFMCLLCGKTFTQKGNLHRHMRVHAGIKPFQCKICGKTFSQKCSLQDHLNLHSGDKPHKCNYCDMVFAHKPVLRKHLKQLHGKNSFDNANERNVQDITVDFDTFTCSAATDSKVCQQADASQVLDAGKLPQAVLGLRNDSTCVN; encoded by the coding sequence ATGTCAGAAAGATCAGATATTCTTCACTTCAAGTTTGACAACTACGGGGATTCAATGctacagaaaatgaacaaactgagggaagaaaacaagttttgtGATGTTGTGGTTCATATAGATGATGTTGAAGTTCATGGGCATAAAATTGTGTTTGCTGCTGGCTCTCCCTTTTTACGAGATCAGTTCTTGCTGAATGACTCCAGAGAAGTCAAAATCTCTATACTGCAGAGTTCGGAAGTGGGGCGGCAGCTGCTCCTATCCTGTTACAGTGGCATTCTGGAGTTTCCTGAAATGGAGCTGGTAAACTACTTGACTGCTGCAAGCTTCCTGCAGATGAGCCACATCGTTGAACGATGTACACAGGCCCTCTGGAAGTTCATAAAACCGAAGCAGCCGTTGGAGAGTAAAGAGTGCGAACAGCAAAGCGACTCCTCTGAGCTGAAGGAACATCAAGGAGATGACGACTCTCTGCAGCAAGATTCACCTTGTATCCAACCTTCGGAAGACAGTATGGATATGGAGGATAGCGATATTCAGATCATCAAGGTGGAGTCCATTGGGGAGGTAACAGAAGTCAGAAATAAGAAGGATCAGAACcagtttatttcttctgaacAAACTGCGCTGCATTCCTCGGAACCTCAACACTTTCTTATCAACTCCACTGTTGAAAACAGGGCAAATGAAATAGAGCAAAACCACCTTCACAACTATGCCCTTTCCTATGCTGGCAGTGATAACATCATTCTGGCCTCTAAAGATATGTTTGGGCCCAACAACCGAGGTATAGACAAAGGTCTCCAGTGGCACCATCAGTGTCCAAAGTGCACAAGAGTATTTCGGCATCTGGAAAACTATGCTAATCATTTAAAGATGCATAAACTATTTATGTGTCTGCTCTGTGGCAAGACATTCACTCAGAAGGGCAATCTCCACCGGCACATGAGAGTGCACGCAGGCATCAAACCCTTCCAATGTAAGATCTGTGGGAAAACGTTCTCTCAGAAATGTTCCTTACAGGACCATCTCAACTTGCACAGTGGGGACAAGCCCCACAAGTGTAACTACTGTGACATGGTGTTTGCGCATAAACCCGTTCTGAGGAAACACCTTAAACAGCTACACGGTAAAAACAGCTTTGACAATGCCAATGAAAGAAACGTTCAAGACATAACAGTGGACTTCGATACATTCACATGTAGCGCTGCTACAGACAGTAAGGTCTGTCAGCAAGCTGATGCAAGCCAGGTACTGGATGCAGGGAAGCTGCCTCAGGCTGTGCTTGGTTTAAGAAATGATAGTACCTGTGTCAATTGA
- the ZBTB26 gene encoding zinc finger and BTB domain-containing protein 26 isoform X1 has protein sequence MRFRVAVLGCGGGACRSRRAGGTRAAAPERAPERAVAPAAPAAAAGRVRRAARPGRGRGGTRGRPGGAAGGWARPGAGAARPQARAAAHGGSPPLSRSVAGGRGVRCGGSGRGCQRGDAARRCRCAKMSERSDILHFKFDNYGDSMLQKMNKLREENKFCDVVVHIDDVEVHGHKIVFAAGSPFLRDQFLLNDSREVKISILQSSEVGRQLLLSCYSGILEFPEMELVNYLTAASFLQMSHIVERCTQALWKFIKPKQPLESKECEQQSDSSELKEHQGDDDSLQQDSPCIQPSEDSMDMEDSDIQIIKVESIGEVTEVRNKKDQNQFISSEQTALHSSEPQHFLINSTVENRANEIEQNHLHNYALSYAGSDNIILASKDMFGPNNRGIDKGLQWHHQCPKCTRVFRHLENYANHLKMHKLFMCLLCGKTFTQKGNLHRHMRVHAGIKPFQCKICGKTFSQKCSLQDHLNLHSGDKPHKCNYCDMVFAHKPVLRKHLKQLHGKNSFDNANERNVQDITVDFDTFTCSAATDSKVCQQADASQVLDAGKLPQAVLGLRNDSTCVN, from the exons ATGCGGTTCCGAGTCGCCGTCCTGGGCTGCGGTGGCGGCGCTTGTAGGTCCCGGCGGGCTGGCGGGACGCGGGCGGCTGCCCCCGAGCGGGCCCCGGAGCGGGCCGTGGCTCccgccgctcccgccgccgccgcgggccGGGTTCGCAGAGCTGCCCGGCCCGGCCGAGGGCGCGGCGGGACGAGGGGCCGCCCGGGGGGCGCGGCTGGCGGCTGGGCCCGACCCGGCGCTGGGGCAGCGCGGCCGCAGGCCCGGGCGGCGGCTCACGGCGGCTCTCCTCCCCTCTCTAGGTCCGTAGCCGGAGGCCGCGGCGTGCGCTGCGGTGGGAGCGGCCGCGGGTGCCAGCGGGGGGACGCGGCCCGGCGCTGCAG gTGTGCCAAAATGTCAGAAAGATCAGATATTCTTCACTTCAAGTTTGACAACTACGGGGATTCAATGctacagaaaatgaacaaactgagggaagaaaacaagttttgtGATGTTGTGGTTCATATAGATGATGTTGAAGTTCATGGGCATAAAATTGTGTTTGCTGCTGGCTCTCCCTTTTTACGAGATCAGTTCTTGCTGAATGACTCCAGAGAAGTCAAAATCTCTATACTGCAGAGTTCGGAAGTGGGGCGGCAGCTGCTCCTATCCTGTTACAGTGGCATTCTGGAGTTTCCTGAAATGGAGCTGGTAAACTACTTGACTGCTGCAAGCTTCCTGCAGATGAGCCACATCGTTGAACGATGTACACAGGCCCTCTGGAAGTTCATAAAACCGAAGCAGCCGTTGGAGAGTAAAGAGTGCGAACAGCAAAGCGACTCCTCTGAGCTGAAGGAACATCAAGGAGATGACGACTCTCTGCAGCAAGATTCACCTTGTATCCAACCTTCGGAAGACAGTATGGATATGGAGGATAGCGATATTCAGATCATCAAGGTGGAGTCCATTGGGGAGGTAACAGAAGTCAGAAATAAGAAGGATCAGAACcagtttatttcttctgaacAAACTGCGCTGCATTCCTCGGAACCTCAACACTTTCTTATCAACTCCACTGTTGAAAACAGGGCAAATGAAATAGAGCAAAACCACCTTCACAACTATGCCCTTTCCTATGCTGGCAGTGATAACATCATTCTGGCCTCTAAAGATATGTTTGGGCCCAACAACCGAGGTATAGACAAAGGTCTCCAGTGGCACCATCAGTGTCCAAAGTGCACAAGAGTATTTCGGCATCTGGAAAACTATGCTAATCATTTAAAGATGCATAAACTATTTATGTGTCTGCTCTGTGGCAAGACATTCACTCAGAAGGGCAATCTCCACCGGCACATGAGAGTGCACGCAGGCATCAAACCCTTCCAATGTAAGATCTGTGGGAAAACGTTCTCTCAGAAATGTTCCTTACAGGACCATCTCAACTTGCACAGTGGGGACAAGCCCCACAAGTGTAACTACTGTGACATGGTGTTTGCGCATAAACCCGTTCTGAGGAAACACCTTAAACAGCTACACGGTAAAAACAGCTTTGACAATGCCAATGAAAGAAACGTTCAAGACATAACAGTGGACTTCGATACATTCACATGTAGCGCTGCTACAGACAGTAAGGTCTGTCAGCAAGCTGATGCAAGCCAGGTACTGGATGCAGGGAAGCTGCCTCAGGCTGTGCTTGGTTTAAGAAATGATAGTACCTGTGTCAATTGA